A region from the Fundulus heteroclitus isolate FHET01 chromosome 22, MU-UCD_Fhet_4.1, whole genome shotgun sequence genome encodes:
- the zbtb18 gene encoding zinc finger and BTB domain-containing protein 18 isoform X3: MEFPDHSRHLLQCLSEQRHQGFLCDSTVLVGDAQFRAHRAVLASCSMYFHLFYKDQLDKRDVVHLNSDIVTAPAFSLLLEFMYEGKLQFQDLPVEDVLAAASYLHMYDIVKVCKKRLKQKATAEADSTRREDDGGSSCSDKADSLSEGSTGRPATADLLHSDEEEEGKAEGSQLWLRLPAADRPGTPGGATTSPGRGEAESQPGEGLGEGGKVLSPAGSPSSSTGSLSQRSHRSISSRAGHRGRRVSHDAADCVLDLSVKPVAVSNHTNHHPSYFGGAATPDSLQSPLAVRVKVERGVASDEEEDLGGGGDYDMEHSGLSKSQVPSANGGLSHHGVGGPLSAQRRLGLEAHLSALREASLASELERDEKPPASADDEDILGGENERAQAEAASMDNSLLPYVSNMLSAQHTQIFMCPLCNKVFPSPHILQLHLSSHFREQEGIRSKPAGDVNVPTCTICSKTFSCMYTLKRHERTHSGEKPYTCTTCGKSFQYSHNLSRHAVVHTREKPHACKWCERRFTQSGDLYRHIRKFHCELVNSLSVKSEPLALPNVRDWAIEDSSQELWK; this comes from the coding sequence ATGGAGTTCCCCGACCACAGCAGACATTTACTCCAGTGTCTGAGCGAGCAGCGGCACCAGGGCTTCCTGTGTGACTCCACGGTGCTGGTGGGCGATGCCCAGTTCCGAGCCCACCGCGCCGTGCTGGCCTCCTGCAGCATGTACTTCCACCTCTTCTACAAGGACCAGCTGGACAAGAGAGACGTGGTGCACCTCAACAGCGACATCGTGACGGCGCCGGCCTTCTCCCTGCTCCTGGAGTTCATGTACGAAGGCAAGCTGCAGTTCCAGGACCTTCCCGTGGAGGACGTGCTGGCGGCGGCCAGCTACCTGCACATGTACGACATCGTCAAGGTGTGTAAGAAGCGGCTGAAGCAGAAGGCCACGGCGGAGGCGGACAGCACGCGCAGAGAGGACGACGGCGGGTCCAGCTGCTCCGACAAGGCCGACAGCTTATCAGAGGGCTCGACGGGTCGGCCCGCCACCGCCGATCTGCTGCACAgcgatgaagaggaggaggggaagGCGGAGGGGAGTCAGCTGTGGCTGAGGTTGCCGGCGGCGGACAGACCGGGGACGCCCGGCGGGGCAACGACCAGCCCCGGGCGCGGAGAGGCGGAGAGCCAGCCAGGCGAAGGCctgggggagggagggaaggtGCTCTCCCCCGCCGGCAGCCCCAGCAGCTCCACCGGCTCGCTCTCCCAGAGGTCCCACCGCTCCATAAGCTCCCGCGCCGGCCACAGAGGCAGAAGGGTGTCGCACGACGCCGCCGACTGCGTCCTGGACCTGTCGGTGAAGCCCGTCGCCGTGAGCAACCACACCAACCACCATCCGTCCTACTTCGGCGGCGCGGCCACACCGGACAGCCTGCAGAGCCCGCTGGCCGTGAGGGTGAAGGTGGAGCGAGGCGTAGCCTCCGACGAAGAGGAGGACCTGGGAGGAGGAGGCGACTACGACATGGAGCACAGCGGCCTGAGTAAGAGCCAGGTGCCCAGCGCCAACGGAGGCCTGAGCCACCACGGGGTGGGGGGGCCGCTCTCGGCCCAGAGGAGGCTGGGTCTGGAGGCTCACCTGTCGGCGCTGCGGGAGGCGTCTCTGGCGTCGGAGCTGGAGCGGGACGAGAAGCCCCCGGCCTCGGCGGACGACGAGGACATCCTGGGGGGGGAGAACGAGCGCGCCCAGGCCGAAGCGGCCAGCATGGACAACTCGCTGCTGCCGTACGTCTCCAACATGCTGTCGGCCCAGCACACCCAGATCTTCATGTGCCCGCTGTGCAACAAGGTGTTCCCCTCCCCCCacatcctgcagctccacctcaGCTCCCACTTCAGGGAGCAGGAGGGCATCCGCTCCAAGCCCGCCGGGGACGTGAACGTGCCCACCTGCACCATCTGCAGCAAAACGTTCTCCTGCATGTACACGCTGAAGCGCCACGAGCGGACGCACTCGGGCGAGAAGCCCTACACCTGCACCACCTGCGGCAAGAGCTTCCAGTACTCTCACAACCTCAGCCGCCACGCGGTGGTGCACACGCGCGAGAAGCCGCACGCGTGCAAGTGGTGCGAGCGGCGCTTCACGCAGTCCGGGGACCTCTATCGGCACATCCGCAAGTTCCACTGCGAACTGGTGAACTCGCTGTCGGTGAAGAGCGAGCCGCTGGCGCTGCCCAACGTCAGGGACTGGGCCATCGAGGACAGCTCCCAGGAACTATGGAAGTAG
- the zbtb18 gene encoding zinc finger and BTB domain-containing protein 18 isoform X1: protein MYFLRQDKSTWLTGYEDGRMEFPDHSRHLLQCLSEQRHQGFLCDSTVLVGDAQFRAHRAVLASCSMYFHLFYKDQLDKRDVVHLNSDIVTAPAFSLLLEFMYEGKLQFQDLPVEDVLAAASYLHMYDIVKVCKKRLKQKATAEADSTRREDDGGSSCSDKADSLSEGSTGRPATADLLHSDEEEEGKAEGSQLWLRLPAADRPGTPGGATTSPGRGEAESQPGEGLGEGGKVLSPAGSPSSSTGSLSQRSHRSISSRAGHRGRRVSHDAADCVLDLSVKPVAVSNHTNHHPSYFGGAATPDSLQSPLAVRVKVERGVASDEEEDLGGGGDYDMEHSGLSKSQVPSANGGLSHHGVGGPLSAQRRLGLEAHLSALREASLASELERDEKPPASADDEDILGGENERAQAEAASMDNSLLPYVSNMLSAQHTQIFMCPLCNKVFPSPHILQLHLSSHFREQEGIRSKPAGDVNVPTCTICSKTFSCMYTLKRHERTHSGEKPYTCTTCGKSFQYSHNLSRHAVVHTREKPHACKWCERRFTQSGDLYRHIRKFHCELVNSLSVKSEPLALPNVRDWAIEDSSQELWK, encoded by the exons ATGTATTTCCTCAGACAGGACAAGTCGACTTGGTTAACAG GTTATGAGGACGGCAGGATGGAGTTCCCCGACCACAGCAGACATTTACTCCAGTGTCTGAGCGAGCAGCGGCACCAGGGCTTCCTGTGTGACTCCACGGTGCTGGTGGGCGATGCCCAGTTCCGAGCCCACCGCGCCGTGCTGGCCTCCTGCAGCATGTACTTCCACCTCTTCTACAAGGACCAGCTGGACAAGAGAGACGTGGTGCACCTCAACAGCGACATCGTGACGGCGCCGGCCTTCTCCCTGCTCCTGGAGTTCATGTACGAAGGCAAGCTGCAGTTCCAGGACCTTCCCGTGGAGGACGTGCTGGCGGCGGCCAGCTACCTGCACATGTACGACATCGTCAAGGTGTGTAAGAAGCGGCTGAAGCAGAAGGCCACGGCGGAGGCGGACAGCACGCGCAGAGAGGACGACGGCGGGTCCAGCTGCTCCGACAAGGCCGACAGCTTATCAGAGGGCTCGACGGGTCGGCCCGCCACCGCCGATCTGCTGCACAgcgatgaagaggaggaggggaagGCGGAGGGGAGTCAGCTGTGGCTGAGGTTGCCGGCGGCGGACAGACCGGGGACGCCCGGCGGGGCAACGACCAGCCCCGGGCGCGGAGAGGCGGAGAGCCAGCCAGGCGAAGGCctgggggagggagggaaggtGCTCTCCCCCGCCGGCAGCCCCAGCAGCTCCACCGGCTCGCTCTCCCAGAGGTCCCACCGCTCCATAAGCTCCCGCGCCGGCCACAGAGGCAGAAGGGTGTCGCACGACGCCGCCGACTGCGTCCTGGACCTGTCGGTGAAGCCCGTCGCCGTGAGCAACCACACCAACCACCATCCGTCCTACTTCGGCGGCGCGGCCACACCGGACAGCCTGCAGAGCCCGCTGGCCGTGAGGGTGAAGGTGGAGCGAGGCGTAGCCTCCGACGAAGAGGAGGACCTGGGAGGAGGAGGCGACTACGACATGGAGCACAGCGGCCTGAGTAAGAGCCAGGTGCCCAGCGCCAACGGAGGCCTGAGCCACCACGGGGTGGGGGGGCCGCTCTCGGCCCAGAGGAGGCTGGGTCTGGAGGCTCACCTGTCGGCGCTGCGGGAGGCGTCTCTGGCGTCGGAGCTGGAGCGGGACGAGAAGCCCCCGGCCTCGGCGGACGACGAGGACATCCTGGGGGGGGAGAACGAGCGCGCCCAGGCCGAAGCGGCCAGCATGGACAACTCGCTGCTGCCGTACGTCTCCAACATGCTGTCGGCCCAGCACACCCAGATCTTCATGTGCCCGCTGTGCAACAAGGTGTTCCCCTCCCCCCacatcctgcagctccacctcaGCTCCCACTTCAGGGAGCAGGAGGGCATCCGCTCCAAGCCCGCCGGGGACGTGAACGTGCCCACCTGCACCATCTGCAGCAAAACGTTCTCCTGCATGTACACGCTGAAGCGCCACGAGCGGACGCACTCGGGCGAGAAGCCCTACACCTGCACCACCTGCGGCAAGAGCTTCCAGTACTCTCACAACCTCAGCCGCCACGCGGTGGTGCACACGCGCGAGAAGCCGCACGCGTGCAAGTGGTGCGAGCGGCGCTTCACGCAGTCCGGGGACCTCTATCGGCACATCCGCAAGTTCCACTGCGAACTGGTGAACTCGCTGTCGGTGAAGAGCGAGCCGCTGGCGCTGCCCAACGTCAGGGACTGGGCCATCGAGGACAGCTCCCAGGAACTATGGAAGTAG
- the zbtb18 gene encoding zinc finger and BTB domain-containing protein 18 isoform X2 yields the protein MRAAAAAGYEDGRMEFPDHSRHLLQCLSEQRHQGFLCDSTVLVGDAQFRAHRAVLASCSMYFHLFYKDQLDKRDVVHLNSDIVTAPAFSLLLEFMYEGKLQFQDLPVEDVLAAASYLHMYDIVKVCKKRLKQKATAEADSTRREDDGGSSCSDKADSLSEGSTGRPATADLLHSDEEEEGKAEGSQLWLRLPAADRPGTPGGATTSPGRGEAESQPGEGLGEGGKVLSPAGSPSSSTGSLSQRSHRSISSRAGHRGRRVSHDAADCVLDLSVKPVAVSNHTNHHPSYFGGAATPDSLQSPLAVRVKVERGVASDEEEDLGGGGDYDMEHSGLSKSQVPSANGGLSHHGVGGPLSAQRRLGLEAHLSALREASLASELERDEKPPASADDEDILGGENERAQAEAASMDNSLLPYVSNMLSAQHTQIFMCPLCNKVFPSPHILQLHLSSHFREQEGIRSKPAGDVNVPTCTICSKTFSCMYTLKRHERTHSGEKPYTCTTCGKSFQYSHNLSRHAVVHTREKPHACKWCERRFTQSGDLYRHIRKFHCELVNSLSVKSEPLALPNVRDWAIEDSSQELWK from the exons ATGCgtgctgccgctgctgcag GTTATGAGGACGGCAGGATGGAGTTCCCCGACCACAGCAGACATTTACTCCAGTGTCTGAGCGAGCAGCGGCACCAGGGCTTCCTGTGTGACTCCACGGTGCTGGTGGGCGATGCCCAGTTCCGAGCCCACCGCGCCGTGCTGGCCTCCTGCAGCATGTACTTCCACCTCTTCTACAAGGACCAGCTGGACAAGAGAGACGTGGTGCACCTCAACAGCGACATCGTGACGGCGCCGGCCTTCTCCCTGCTCCTGGAGTTCATGTACGAAGGCAAGCTGCAGTTCCAGGACCTTCCCGTGGAGGACGTGCTGGCGGCGGCCAGCTACCTGCACATGTACGACATCGTCAAGGTGTGTAAGAAGCGGCTGAAGCAGAAGGCCACGGCGGAGGCGGACAGCACGCGCAGAGAGGACGACGGCGGGTCCAGCTGCTCCGACAAGGCCGACAGCTTATCAGAGGGCTCGACGGGTCGGCCCGCCACCGCCGATCTGCTGCACAgcgatgaagaggaggaggggaagGCGGAGGGGAGTCAGCTGTGGCTGAGGTTGCCGGCGGCGGACAGACCGGGGACGCCCGGCGGGGCAACGACCAGCCCCGGGCGCGGAGAGGCGGAGAGCCAGCCAGGCGAAGGCctgggggagggagggaaggtGCTCTCCCCCGCCGGCAGCCCCAGCAGCTCCACCGGCTCGCTCTCCCAGAGGTCCCACCGCTCCATAAGCTCCCGCGCCGGCCACAGAGGCAGAAGGGTGTCGCACGACGCCGCCGACTGCGTCCTGGACCTGTCGGTGAAGCCCGTCGCCGTGAGCAACCACACCAACCACCATCCGTCCTACTTCGGCGGCGCGGCCACACCGGACAGCCTGCAGAGCCCGCTGGCCGTGAGGGTGAAGGTGGAGCGAGGCGTAGCCTCCGACGAAGAGGAGGACCTGGGAGGAGGAGGCGACTACGACATGGAGCACAGCGGCCTGAGTAAGAGCCAGGTGCCCAGCGCCAACGGAGGCCTGAGCCACCACGGGGTGGGGGGGCCGCTCTCGGCCCAGAGGAGGCTGGGTCTGGAGGCTCACCTGTCGGCGCTGCGGGAGGCGTCTCTGGCGTCGGAGCTGGAGCGGGACGAGAAGCCCCCGGCCTCGGCGGACGACGAGGACATCCTGGGGGGGGAGAACGAGCGCGCCCAGGCCGAAGCGGCCAGCATGGACAACTCGCTGCTGCCGTACGTCTCCAACATGCTGTCGGCCCAGCACACCCAGATCTTCATGTGCCCGCTGTGCAACAAGGTGTTCCCCTCCCCCCacatcctgcagctccacctcaGCTCCCACTTCAGGGAGCAGGAGGGCATCCGCTCCAAGCCCGCCGGGGACGTGAACGTGCCCACCTGCACCATCTGCAGCAAAACGTTCTCCTGCATGTACACGCTGAAGCGCCACGAGCGGACGCACTCGGGCGAGAAGCCCTACACCTGCACCACCTGCGGCAAGAGCTTCCAGTACTCTCACAACCTCAGCCGCCACGCGGTGGTGCACACGCGCGAGAAGCCGCACGCGTGCAAGTGGTGCGAGCGGCGCTTCACGCAGTCCGGGGACCTCTATCGGCACATCCGCAAGTTCCACTGCGAACTGGTGAACTCGCTGTCGGTGAAGAGCGAGCCGCTGGCGCTGCCCAACGTCAGGGACTGGGCCATCGAGGACAGCTCCCAGGAACTATGGAAGTAG